In Trichoderma atroviride chromosome 2, complete sequence, one DNA window encodes the following:
- a CDS encoding uncharacterized protein (EggNog:ENOG41~SECRETED:SignalP(1-17)), with protein sequence MVKSAVVASLLLGAAMATPYPPSIGKGPTAPVPDTVDFSPKKPNGGNYMPSKSSKAPASKTSDAPAANGGKLRVRATGEQVTNGLARFDNSNITDGVGDGVDQYTMYFGDGSTGAGWPDQSRWVSFENMFNNYKNQMFASCQNLATPQANDSGPEVGAIWDGIQMAAAATGVDHRMILAIIMQESHGCVRVNTSNFGVRNPGLMQDHNGAATCNDVDANGNLIVQNPCPSATIYQMISEGTAGTNDGDGIANCINESGRSDVSAYYRAARIYNSGSIFAGTGNLQDGIATHCYASDIANRLTGWVNAASQCNCDNDPSSCGIVTN encoded by the exons ATGGTCAAATCA GCTGTTGTTGCTTCTCTGCTGCTTggcgccgccatggccacgcCTTACCCTCCCTCTATTGGCAAAGGCCCTACCGCGCCCGTCCCTGACACCGTTGATTTCTctcccaagaagcccaaCGGTGGCAACTACATGCCCTCAAAGTCCAGCAAGGCTCCGGCTTCCAAGACTTCTGATGCACCcgcggccaatggcggcaagcTCAGAGTGAGAGCCACGGGAGAGCAAGTCACTAACGGCCTTGCCCGATTCGATAACTCCAACATCACAGATGGCGTTGGTGACGGCGTCGACCAGTACACCATGTACTTCGGCGATGGAAGCACTGGCGCCGGTTGGCCTGATCAGAGCCGATGGGTCTCCTTCGAGAACATGTTCAACAACTACAAGAACCAGATGTTTGCTTCTTGCCAAAACTTGGCGACTCCCCAGGCCAATGACAGTGGCCCAGAAGTG GGTGCTATCTGGGATGGTATTCAaatggccgctgccgccactgGTGTCGACCACCGTATGATCTTGGCTATCATTATGCAGGAGTCTCACGGCTGTGTCCGTGTCAACACCTCCAACTTTGGAGTCCGAAACCCCGGCCTGATGCAAGATCACAATGGCGCTGCCACTTGCAACGACGtcgatgccaatggcaacCTTATTGTCCAGAACCCCTGCCCCTCAGCAACCATCTACCAGATGATCAGCGAGGGCACTGCTGGTACCAACGACGGCGATGGCATTGCCAACTGCATCAACGAGTCTGGCCGAAGCGATGTTTCGGCTTATTACCGAGCTGCTCGTATTTACAACTCGGGCTCCATTTTCGCCGGCACTGGCAACCTTCAGGATGGCATTGCTACTCACTGCTATGCTAGTGATATTGCCAACCGACTGACCGGCTGGGTCAATGCAGCAAGCCAGTGCAACTGCGAT